DNA sequence from the Streptomyces sp. MST-110588 genome:
GCGTCCGCGGCGGAAAGTTGGGCACGACCGGCACGTACAAGTTCACCACCAGCTACTGGCGCGGCGGCCCCGCGAACGGTGAGGTCACCGTCAAGCTCGGCACCCAGCGCAAGAACGACGACATCACCGCCTACCCGCTGTGGTTCGGCTCCAAGAAGACCCGCAACGGGTACGCGGAGCTGAGCCGGAGCCACAAGCTCAACTCGGACGAATGCGTCCGCGGTGTCATGCAGTACAAGGGCAAGACCTTCACCACGAAGTGGCGCTGCCCCTGAAGCGCCTTCCGTGAGACGGCACCTGTGACACGCCGTCCAGGAATCGGCCCCTGCCCACCGGCATTCGACTTCTGCCGGCAGGGGCCGTTTCCGTCCCCGCCCCCGTTCCCGTCTCGTTTCCCTTCTCCACTGTCGTTGCCGTGTCCCGTGGCCATCAGTCCAAGCTGATCGCGTTCTTGGCACGCTCGACGGATTCCTCGTCGGCGCCCTGCCCCGGGTTTTCCGTGGCGAGCGCCTGGTTGAGCTCGACGAACGGGCGCAGGCGCTCCTCGTAGCGGGCGAATGCGCAACGGTGGTCACCCGCCGCCCCGCTCAGCTCCTCGGCCAGTACGTACGCGCCCGCCAGCGCCAGGCTGCTGCCCTGGCCGGACAGCGGCGAAGGACAGTAGCCCGCGTCCCCCAACAGCACCACCCTGCCCTGCGACCAGCGCTCCATGCGCACCTGCGCCATCGCGTCGAAGTAGAAGTCGGGCGCCGCCCACATGGCCTTCAGCAGACGCGGTGTCTCCCAGCGCACCTGCGACAGCCGGTCGGCCAGCAGGGCCTTGTGCTGCTCCGGGTCGCGGTGGTCGTAGGTGAGGGGTTCCGAGGAAAAGCCGACCGTGGCCCGCAGTTCGGTGTTCTCGCGCGCGGGATAGAGGCAGTAGGTGGCCGAGCCCGAACCATCCTGGAGCCACACCTGCCAGTCGTCCAGGTCCAGGAAGTTCTCGGTGGTGAAGACGGCGACGTACGAACCGAGATGGCGCACGAAGTGGCTCTTGGCACCGAAGGCCAGGTGCCGGACCTTGGAGCGCAGGCCGTCCGCCCCGACCACGAGGTCGAACATGCGGCTCCCGCCCCCTTCGAAGCCGACCCGTACGCCGTGCGGCTCCTCTTGGAGGGCCGATATGGAGTCACCGAACAGGTACTCGACACCCTCCGGCATGTTCCGGTACAGCAGTTGCGTCAGGTCCTCGCGCAGCAGCTCGATGTCCTCGCTGTCCAGCCGCCCGCTGCTGAACGTCATCTCGGTGGAGCGCCACAGCTCGTTGCCCTCCCCGTCCAGCATCGACATCCCGCGCATCCGCGTACGGGCGCGCCGCGCCTGATCCAGCAGATTCATCCGCTCCAGTACGTCCAGAGCCACCCCGCGGACGTCGATGGCCTGACCGCCCGCACGTACGGCAGGGGCACGCTCGACCACCGTCGGGGCGTATCCGTGGTGG
Encoded proteins:
- a CDS encoding FAD-dependent monooxygenase: MKSVLISGAGIAGLALAHRLSHHGYAPTVVERAPAVRAGGQAIDVRGVALDVLERMNLLDQARRARTRMRGMSMLDGEGNELWRSTEMTFSSGRLDSEDIELLREDLTQLLYRNMPEGVEYLFGDSISALQEEPHGVRVGFEGGGSRMFDLVVGADGLRSKVRHLAFGAKSHFVRHLGSYVAVFTTENFLDLDDWQVWLQDGSGSATYCLYPARENTELRATVGFSSEPLTYDHRDPEQHKALLADRLSQVRWETPRLLKAMWAAPDFYFDAMAQVRMERWSQGRVVLLGDAGYCPSPLSGQGSSLALAGAYVLAEELSGAAGDHRCAFARYEERLRPFVELNQALATENPGQGADEESVERAKNAISLD